A stretch of the Enterobacter mori genome encodes the following:
- the pfkA gene encoding 6-phosphofructokinase, with amino-acid sequence MIKKIGVLTSGGDAPGMNAAIRGVVRAALTEGLEVFGVYDGYLGLYEDRMVQLDRYSVSDMINRGGTFLGSARFPEFRDEHVREVAIENMKKRGLDALVVIGGDGSYMGAKRLTEMGFPCIGLPGTIDNDIKGTDYTIGYFTALGTVVEAIDRLRDTSSSHQRISIVEVMGRYCGDLTLAAAIAGGCEFVVVPEVEFSREDLVNEIKAGIAKGKKHAIVAITEHICDVDELAKYIETETKRETRATVLGHIQRGGSPGPYDRILASRMGAYAIELLLQGHGGRCVGIQNEQLVHHDIIDAIENMKRPFKGDWLDCAKKLY; translated from the coding sequence ATGATTAAGAAAATCGGTGTGTTGACAAGCGGCGGTGATGCGCCGGGCATGAACGCGGCAATTCGTGGTGTTGTCCGTGCAGCACTGACGGAAGGTCTGGAAGTGTTTGGCGTTTATGACGGTTACCTGGGTCTGTACGAAGACCGCATGGTTCAACTGGACCGCTACAGCGTGTCTGACATGATCAACCGTGGCGGTACCTTCCTCGGTTCTGCACGCTTCCCGGAATTCCGTGATGAACACGTTCGCGAAGTGGCTATCGAAAACATGAAGAAACGTGGCCTGGACGCACTGGTTGTTATCGGTGGTGACGGCTCTTACATGGGTGCAAAACGTCTGACCGAAATGGGCTTCCCGTGCATCGGTCTGCCTGGCACCATCGACAACGACATCAAAGGCACTGACTACACCATCGGTTACTTCACTGCGCTGGGTACCGTTGTTGAAGCGATTGACCGCCTGCGTGACACCTCTTCTTCTCACCAGCGTATCTCCATCGTTGAAGTGATGGGCCGTTACTGCGGCGACCTGACGCTGGCGGCCGCTATCGCCGGTGGCTGTGAGTTCGTGGTGGTGCCGGAAGTGGAATTCAGCCGTGAAGATCTGGTGAACGAAATCAAAGCCGGTATCGCGAAAGGCAAAAAACACGCCATCGTCGCCATCACCGAGCACATCTGCGATGTTGACGAGCTGGCGAAGTACATCGAAACCGAAACCAAACGCGAAACCCGTGCGACCGTTCTGGGTCACATCCAGCGTGGCGGTTCCCCTGGCCCGTACGACCGTATTCTGGCCTCCCGTATGGGTGCGTATGCTATCGAACTGCTGCTGCAGGGGCATGGCGGTCGTTGCGTCGGTATTCAGAACGAACAACTGGTACACCATGACATCATCGACGCGATTGAAAACATGAAGCGTCCGTTCAAAGGTGACTGGCTGGACTGCGCGAAAAAACTGTACTGA
- the fieF gene encoding CDF family cation-efflux transporter FieF (FieF, a metal efflux transporter, is a member of the CDF (cation diffusion facilitator) family of transporters.): protein MNQSYGRLVSRAAIAATIMASCLLIIKIFAWWYTGSVSILAALVDSLVDIAASLTNLLVVRYSLQPADEEHTFGHGKAESLAALAQSMFISGSALFLFLTGIQHLISPSPMNDPGVGVIVTVIALISTLVLVTFQRWVVRKTQSQAVRADMLHYQSDVMMNGAILIALGLAWYGWHRADALFALGIGVYILYSALRMGYEAVQSLLDRALPDAERDEIFAIVTHWPGVSGAHDLRTRQSGPTRFIQIHIEMEDNLPLVQAHVIAEQVEQAILQRFPGSDVIIHQDPCSVVPGHVELS from the coding sequence ATGAATCAATCCTATGGACGGCTGGTAAGCCGGGCCGCAATCGCCGCGACGATAATGGCGTCGTGTTTGCTGATTATCAAAATTTTCGCATGGTGGTACACCGGCTCGGTCAGTATTCTGGCGGCGCTGGTGGATTCATTGGTGGATATTGCGGCCTCGCTGACCAATCTGCTGGTGGTGCGTTATTCGCTGCAACCGGCGGATGAAGAGCACACATTTGGACACGGAAAAGCAGAATCGCTCGCGGCGCTGGCGCAAAGCATGTTTATTTCTGGCTCCGCGCTGTTCCTGTTTTTGACCGGTATTCAGCATCTCATTTCACCCTCACCGATGAACGATCCCGGTGTCGGCGTGATCGTCACGGTCATTGCGCTTATTAGCACACTTGTTCTGGTAACGTTCCAGCGCTGGGTCGTGCGTAAAACACAAAGCCAGGCTGTACGGGCGGATATGCTTCATTATCAGTCTGATGTTATGATGAATGGGGCTATTCTTATTGCGCTCGGTCTGGCCTGGTATGGCTGGCATCGGGCCGATGCATTGTTTGCGTTAGGGATAGGGGTCTATATCTTATATAGCGCCTTACGGATGGGATATGAAGCGGTGCAATCGCTTCTTGACCGTGCGCTGCCTGATGCAGAACGTGATGAAATTTTTGCCATCGTGACCCACTGGCCCGGCGTCAGTGGTGCCCACGATCTTCGTACGCGGCAGTCAGGGCCGACCCGCTTTATACAGATCCACATTGAAATGGAAGACAACCTGCCGTTGGTACAGGCTCACGTTATCGCTGAGCAGGTCGAGCAGGCGATTTTGCAGCGTTTTCCTGGTTCGGACGTCATCATTCACCAGGATCCCTGCTCGGTTGTACCCGGACATGTTGAGCTTTCGTAA
- the cpxP gene encoding cell-envelope stress modulator CpxP — MRKVTAAVMASTLAFSAFSQAAVAIIGDNSSSQEGATQHSGQSHMFDGISLTEHQRQQMRDLMQRARHDQPPVNVSEMETMHRLVTAENFDESAVRAQAEKMAQEQVARQVEMAKVRNQMFHLLSPEQQAVLNDKHQQRMDQLREVARMQRSSETTLFSSNSSTRSNQ, encoded by the coding sequence ATGCGCAAAGTTACCGCTGCCGTCATGGCCTCAACGCTGGCGTTCAGTGCGTTTAGCCAGGCTGCTGTAGCTATCATCGGCGATAACAGTTCCTCGCAAGAGGGTGCAACGCAGCACAGCGGCCAAAGCCATATGTTTGACGGCATAAGTTTAACCGAACATCAGCGTCAACAGATGCGAGATCTGATGCAGAGGGCAAGACACGACCAGCCCCCTGTTAATGTTAGCGAAATGGAGACAATGCATCGCCTTGTCACCGCAGAAAATTTTGACGAAAGCGCTGTACGCGCTCAGGCAGAAAAAATGGCACAGGAGCAGGTTGCCCGCCAGGTAGAAATGGCGAAGGTTCGCAACCAGATGTTCCATCTGCTATCGCCCGAGCAGCAAGCGGTTTTGAACGACAAACATCAGCAACGTATGGACCAGTTGCGTGAGGTTGCACGGATGCAGCGAAGCTCAGAAACGACGCTTTTCAGTAGCAATAGCAGTACCCGTAGTAACCAGTAA
- the cpxR gene encoding envelope stress response regulator transcription factor CpxR — translation MNKILLVDDDRELTSLLKELLDMEGFNVLVAHDGEQALSLLDDSIDLLLLDVMMPKKNGIDTLKELRQTHQTPVIMLTARGSELDRVLGLELGADDYLPKPFNDRELVARIRAILRRSHWSEQQQNTDNSSPTLEVDSLSLNPGRQEASFDGETLELTGTEFTLLYLLAQHLGQVVSREHLSQEVLGKRLTPFDRAIDMHISNLRRKLPERKDGHPWFKTLRGRGYLMVSAS, via the coding sequence ATGAATAAAATCCTGTTAGTTGATGATGACCGAGAGCTCACATCTCTTTTAAAGGAGTTGCTCGACATGGAAGGTTTCAACGTTCTGGTTGCCCATGATGGCGAGCAGGCGCTGAGTCTCCTTGACGACAGCATCGATTTACTTTTGCTCGACGTGATGATGCCGAAGAAAAACGGCATTGATACGTTGAAAGAGCTTCGCCAGACACACCAGACCCCCGTTATCATGCTGACCGCGCGCGGCAGCGAACTTGACCGCGTACTCGGCCTTGAGCTGGGCGCAGATGACTATTTACCGAAACCGTTCAACGACCGTGAACTGGTGGCCCGTATTCGCGCTATCTTGCGTCGTTCCCACTGGAGCGAGCAGCAGCAGAATACCGACAACAGCTCACCAACCCTGGAAGTGGACTCCCTGAGCCTGAACCCGGGCCGTCAGGAAGCGAGCTTCGACGGTGAAACGCTGGAACTGACCGGCACCGAGTTCACCCTGCTGTATCTGCTGGCGCAACATCTCGGCCAGGTGGTATCGCGTGAACATTTAAGTCAGGAAGTGCTGGGCAAACGCCTTACGCCGTTTGACCGCGCCATCGACATGCATATTTCTAACCTGCGCCGTAAATTACCGGAACGTAAAGACGGTCACCCATGGTTTAAAACGCTGCGAGGTCGCGGCTATCTGATGGTTTCCGCTTCATGA
- the cpxA gene encoding envelope stress sensor histidine kinase CpxA → MIGSLTARIFAIFWLTLALVLMLVLMLPKLDSRQMTELLDSEQRQGVMIEQHVEAELANDPPNDLMWWRRLFRAIDKWAPPGQRLLLVTSEGRVIGADRNEMQIIRNFIGQADNADHPQKKKYGRVEMVGPFSVRDGEDNYQLYLIRPASNSQSDFINLLFDRPLLLLIVTMLVSSPLLLWLAWSLAKPARKLKNAADEVAQGNLRQHPELEAGPQEFLAAGTSFNQMVSALDRMMTAQQRLLSDISHELRTPLTRLQLGTALLRRRSGESKELERIETEAHRLDSMINDLLVMSRNQQKNALVSETVKANHLWHEVLDNAAFEAEQMGKSFTVNFPPGPWPLYGNPNTLESALENIVRNALRYSHTKIEVAFSVDKDGITIIVDDDGPGVSPEDREQIFRPFYRTDEARDRESGGTGLGLAIVETAMQQHRGWVKADDSPLGGLRLTLWLPLYKRS, encoded by the coding sequence ATGATAGGCAGCTTAACCGCCCGCATCTTCGCCATCTTCTGGCTGACGCTGGCACTGGTTTTAATGCTCGTTTTGATGTTGCCAAAACTCGACTCACGCCAGATGACGGAGCTTCTCGACAGCGAGCAACGTCAGGGCGTGATGATCGAGCAGCACGTGGAAGCCGAGCTGGCAAACGATCCGCCAAACGATTTAATGTGGTGGCGCAGGCTGTTTCGCGCTATCGACAAGTGGGCGCCGCCCGGACAACGCCTGCTGCTGGTGACCAGCGAAGGCCGCGTCATTGGGGCCGATCGCAATGAAATGCAGATTATCCGTAACTTCATTGGCCAGGCGGATAACGCCGATCACCCACAGAAGAAGAAATATGGTCGGGTAGAGATGGTCGGCCCTTTCTCGGTACGAGATGGGGAAGATAACTATCAGCTCTACCTGATTCGCCCTGCGAGCAACTCCCAGTCCGATTTTATCAACCTGCTGTTTGACCGTCCTCTGCTACTGTTGATTGTCACCATGCTGGTTAGCTCGCCGCTGTTGTTATGGCTGGCGTGGAGCCTGGCAAAACCGGCGCGTAAGCTGAAAAATGCGGCTGACGAAGTGGCTCAGGGTAACCTGCGACAACACCCTGAACTGGAAGCCGGGCCGCAGGAGTTCCTTGCCGCCGGAACCAGTTTTAACCAGATGGTGAGCGCTCTTGACCGCATGATGACCGCCCAGCAGCGTCTGCTGTCGGATATCTCGCACGAGCTGCGTACCCCGCTCACGCGCTTACAGCTCGGCACCGCCCTGCTGCGACGCCGCAGCGGAGAAAGCAAGGAGCTGGAGCGTATTGAAACGGAAGCTCATCGTCTGGACAGCATGATTAACGACCTGCTGGTGATGTCGCGCAATCAGCAGAAAAACGCGCTGGTGAGCGAAACGGTGAAAGCCAATCACCTGTGGCACGAGGTGCTGGACAACGCGGCGTTCGAAGCGGAACAGATGGGGAAATCCTTCACCGTCAACTTCCCGCCGGGCCCGTGGCCGCTGTACGGTAACCCCAACACGCTGGAAAGCGCGCTGGAGAATATCGTGCGTAACGCCCTGCGCTATTCGCACACGAAGATTGAAGTGGCTTTCTCGGTGGATAAAGACGGGATCACCATCATCGTGGACGATGATGGCCCTGGCGTCAGCCCGGAAGATCGCGAGCAGATTTTCCGTCCGTTCTACCGTACCGACGAAGCGCGCGACCGTGAGTCTGGCGGTACGGGACTGGGTCTGGCGATTGTTGAAACTGCCATGCAGCAGCACCGTGGCTGGGTGAAAGCCGACGATAGCCCGTTGGGCGGGCTACGGTTAACGCTGTGGCTGCCGTTGTATAAGCGTTCGTAG
- the yiiM gene encoding 6-hydroxyaminopurine reductase: MHYPVNVFTGKVREYNGSRPSAIAKIQVDGELTLTDLGLAGDEQAEKKIHGGPDRALCHYPREHYQHWKAEFPEQADLFVAPAFGENLSTEGLTEKNVFIGDIYRWGDALIQVTQPRSPCFKLNFHFGISDMSEQLQNAGKTGWLYRVVLAGQVSADAPLELASRLSDVSVYDACAIAWHMPFDDEQYHRLLSAAGLSTSWTRTMQKRRISGKIEDNSRRLWGK, translated from the coding sequence ATGCATTACCCGGTGAATGTGTTTACAGGCAAGGTCAGGGAGTACAACGGCAGCCGGCCGAGCGCCATCGCTAAAATTCAGGTCGATGGCGAGCTGACGTTAACCGACCTCGGGCTGGCGGGTGACGAGCAGGCCGAAAAGAAAATCCACGGCGGGCCCGATCGCGCGCTGTGTCACTATCCGCGCGAGCACTATCAGCACTGGAAAGCCGAATTCCCCGAACAGGCGGATCTGTTTGTCGCCCCCGCGTTTGGCGAAAACCTCTCGACCGAAGGGCTGACCGAGAAAAACGTCTTTATCGGTGATATTTACCGCTGGGGCGACGCCCTGATTCAGGTGACGCAGCCGCGCTCGCCGTGCTTCAAGCTCAACTTCCATTTCGGCATCAGCGATATGTCCGAGCAGCTGCAAAATGCGGGTAAAACTGGCTGGCTGTACCGCGTGGTGCTGGCTGGGCAGGTGTCAGCGGATGCGCCGCTTGAGCTGGCGTCGCGGCTGAGCGATGTCTCCGTTTATGACGCCTGTGCCATTGCGTGGCATATGCCGTTTGACGACGAGCAGTATCACCGCCTGCTGTCGGCGGCGGGGTTATCGACCAGCTGGACCAGAACGATGCAGAAGAGGCGCATAAGCGGCAAGATCGAGGATAATTCGCGGAGATTGTGGGGGAAGTAA
- the sodA gene encoding superoxide dismutase [Mn], with protein sequence MSYTLPSLPYAYDALEPHFDKQTMEIHHTKHHQTYVNNANAALESLPEFANLSAEELITKLDQLPADKKTVLRNNAGGHANHSLFWKGLKTGTTLQGDLKAAIERDFGSVDNFKAEFEKAAATRFGSGWAWLVLKGDKLAVVSTANQDSPLMGEAISGASGFPILGLDVWEHAYYLKFQNRRPDYIKAFWDVVNWDEAAARFAAKK encoded by the coding sequence ATGAGTTATACACTGCCATCCCTGCCGTATGCCTACGACGCACTGGAACCGCATTTCGACAAGCAGACGATGGAAATCCATCACACTAAACACCACCAGACCTATGTGAACAACGCGAACGCCGCGCTGGAAAGCCTGCCAGAGTTCGCGAACCTGTCTGCTGAAGAGCTGATCACCAAGCTGGACCAGCTGCCAGCAGACAAGAAAACCGTGCTGCGCAACAACGCGGGCGGTCACGCTAACCACAGCCTTTTCTGGAAAGGCCTGAAAACCGGTACCACCCTGCAGGGCGACCTGAAAGCGGCTATCGAGCGTGACTTCGGTTCCGTGGACAACTTCAAAGCGGAATTCGAAAAAGCCGCTGCTACCCGTTTCGGCTCTGGCTGGGCGTGGCTGGTTCTGAAAGGTGACAAGCTGGCGGTAGTGTCTACTGCTAACCAGGACTCCCCGCTGATGGGTGAAGCAATTTCTGGCGCATCCGGCTTCCCAATCCTGGGCCTGGACGTGTGGGAACACGCTTACTACCTGAAATTCCAGAACCGTCGCCCGGACTACATCAAAGCCTTCTGGGACGTGGTGAACTGGGACGAAGCAGCAGCGCGTTTCGCCGCTAAAAAATAA
- the rhaT gene encoding L-rhamnose/proton symporter RhaT: protein MNHAITMGIFWHLIGAASAACFYAPFKKVKGWSWETMWSVGGTVSWLILPWTISAMLLPDFWGYFSSFSASTLLPVFLFGAMWGIGNINYGLTMRYLGMSMGIGIAIGITLIVGTLMTPILNGHFDVLINTQGGRMTLLGVLVAVIGVGIVTRAGQLKERKMGIRAEEFNLKKGLLLAVMCGVFSAGMSFAMNAAKPMHDAAAALGVDPLYAALPSYVVIMGGGALVNLGFCFLRLAKVKNLSVKADFSLAKQLIITNVLLSALGGLMWYLQFFFYAWGHASIPAQYDYMSWMLHMSFYVLCGGLVGLVLKEWNNAGRRPVGVLSLGCVVIIIAANIVGLGMAN, encoded by the coding sequence ATGAATCATGCGATTACGATGGGTATCTTCTGGCATTTGATAGGCGCGGCCAGTGCTGCCTGTTTCTATGCCCCGTTTAAAAAAGTGAAAGGCTGGTCATGGGAAACCATGTGGTCCGTTGGCGGTACCGTGTCATGGCTAATTTTGCCGTGGACAATCAGCGCCATGCTGCTGCCCGATTTCTGGGGCTACTTCTCCTCCTTTAGCGCCTCCACCCTGCTGCCGGTATTCCTGTTCGGCGCAATGTGGGGCATCGGTAATATTAACTACGGCCTCACCATGCGCTATCTCGGCATGTCGATGGGGATTGGCATCGCGATTGGCATCACGCTGATCGTCGGCACCCTGATGACGCCGATCCTCAACGGCCACTTCGACGTGCTGATCAACACGCAGGGCGGGCGAATGACGCTGCTGGGCGTGCTGGTGGCGGTGATCGGCGTGGGCATCGTCACCCGCGCGGGCCAGCTGAAAGAACGCAAGATGGGCATCAGGGCCGAAGAGTTCAACCTGAAGAAAGGGCTGCTGCTGGCGGTGATGTGCGGCGTTTTCTCGGCGGGCATGTCGTTTGCCATGAACGCCGCCAAACCGATGCACGATGCCGCTGCGGCGCTGGGCGTCGACCCGCTGTACGCTGCCCTGCCAAGCTACGTGGTCATCATGGGCGGCGGCGCGCTGGTGAACCTCGGCTTCTGCTTCCTTCGTCTGGCAAAAGTGAAGAACCTGTCGGTAAAAGCCGACTTCTCGCTGGCAAAACAGCTGATCATCACTAACGTCCTGCTCTCCGCCCTCGGTGGCCTGATGTGGTACCTGCAGTTCTTCTTCTATGCCTGGGGCCACGCCAGCATTCCGGCGCAGTACGACTACATGAGCTGGATGCTGCACATGAGCTTCTACGTGCTGTGCGGCGGGCTGGTTGGGCTGGTGCTGAAGGAGTGGAACAACGCCGGGCGTCGTCCGGTGGGCGTCCTGAGCCTGGGCTGCGTGGTGATTATCATTGCCGCCAATATCGTTGGCCTCGGCATGGCGAACTGA
- the rhaR gene encoding HTH-type transcriptional activator RhaR, whose product MAAQLILRKDDFFASASQAVAVADRYPQNVFAEHTHEFCELVLVWRGNGLHVLNDRPYRITRGDLFYIRAEDKHSYASVNDLVLQNVIYCPDRLRLNVDWAANIPGFLDDKGSPHWRLSSSGMTQVRQVISQLEQESQKSDPVANQMAELLFAQLVMTLKRHRYATDNPSATTQEALLDKLITTLAGSLNRSFVLEKFCEQEQCSERALRQQFRTQTGMTVNHYLRQLRICHAQYLLQHTELMVSEVAMRCGFEDSNYFSVVFNREVGMTPVQWRHRSRKAA is encoded by the coding sequence GTGGCTGCTCAGTTAATCCTTCGCAAAGATGATTTTTTTGCCTCCGCGAGTCAGGCCGTCGCGGTGGCGGACCGCTACCCGCAAAACGTCTTTGCCGAGCATACCCACGAGTTTTGCGAGCTGGTGCTGGTGTGGCGCGGCAACGGCCTTCATGTTCTCAACGACCGGCCCTACCGCATCACCCGCGGGGATCTGTTCTATATCCGCGCCGAAGATAAACACTCCTACGCCTCGGTTAACGACCTGGTGCTGCAAAACGTTATTTACTGCCCGGACAGGCTCAGGCTTAACGTGGACTGGGCCGCGAATATTCCGGGTTTTCTTGATGATAAAGGTTCCCCGCACTGGCGGTTAAGCAGCAGCGGCATGACCCAGGTTCGGCAGGTCATTTCTCAGCTTGAGCAGGAGAGCCAGAAGAGCGACCCGGTCGCCAACCAGATGGCGGAGCTGCTTTTCGCCCAGCTGGTGATGACGCTGAAGCGCCACCGCTACGCCACCGATAACCCCTCTGCCACGACGCAGGAAGCGCTGCTGGATAAGCTCATCACCACGCTTGCGGGCAGCCTGAACAGAAGCTTCGTGCTGGAAAAATTCTGCGAGCAGGAGCAGTGCAGCGAGCGCGCGCTGCGCCAGCAGTTCCGCACCCAGACGGGGATGACGGTGAACCACTACCTGCGCCAGCTGCGCATCTGCCACGCCCAGTATCTGCTGCAGCATACGGAGTTGATGGTGAGTGAAGTGGCGATGCGCTGCGGATTTGAGGACAGTAACTACTTTTCGGTGGTGTTTAACCGCGAGGTGGGGATGACGCCGGTTCAATGGCGTCATCGCAGTCGAAAGGCGGCGTAA
- the rhaS gene encoding HTH-type transcriptional activator RhaS, with protein MTVLHSVDFFPSGGSPVAIEPRLPQAAFPEHHHDFHEIVIVEHGTGIHVFNGQPYTISGGTVCFVRDHDRHLYEHTDNLCLTNVLYRSPDAFQFLSGLNQLLPQEKDGHYPSHWRVNQSTLQQVRQLVSQMEQSEDGQETHAIATRELLFMQLLVLLRRSSLVEGLENNDARLNHLMAWLEDHFAEDVCWETLADDFSLSLRTLHRQLKQHTGLTPQRYLNRLRLIKARHLLRHTDESVTDIAYRCGFGDSNHFSTLFRREFSWSPRDIRQGKDALLQ; from the coding sequence ATGACCGTACTACACAGCGTGGATTTTTTTCCTTCGGGAGGGTCGCCCGTCGCGATTGAGCCGCGGCTCCCTCAGGCTGCGTTCCCTGAACATCATCATGATTTTCATGAGATTGTGATTGTTGAACACGGGACGGGCATTCACGTGTTTAACGGCCAGCCGTACACCATCAGCGGCGGCACCGTGTGCTTTGTGCGCGACCACGACAGGCACCTGTATGAACATACCGACAACCTGTGTCTGACCAACGTGCTCTATCGTTCCCCGGACGCGTTCCAGTTTCTTTCTGGTTTAAACCAGCTGCTGCCGCAGGAAAAGGACGGGCACTATCCGTCGCACTGGCGCGTGAACCAGTCCACCTTACAGCAGGTGCGGCAGCTGGTGAGCCAGATGGAGCAGAGCGAGGATGGGCAGGAGACGCACGCCATTGCCACGCGCGAGCTGCTGTTCATGCAGCTGCTGGTGCTACTGCGCCGCAGTAGCCTGGTGGAGGGGCTGGAAAACAACGACGCCCGGCTGAACCATCTAATGGCCTGGCTGGAAGACCATTTCGCCGAAGATGTTTGCTGGGAAACGCTGGCGGATGATTTTTCGCTGTCGCTGCGCACCCTGCATCGCCAGCTGAAGCAGCACACCGGGCTGACGCCGCAGCGCTATCTTAATCGCCTGCGGTTAATCAAAGCGCGTCATCTTTTACGTCATACGGACGAAAGCGTCACGGATATCGCCTATCGCTGCGGTTTCGGCGACAGTAACCACTTTTCGACGCTTTTCCGTCGGGAGTTTAGCTGGTCGCCGCGCGATATTCGTCAGGGAAAAGACGCGTTGCTTCAGTAA
- the rhaB gene encoding rhamnulokinase, which yields MTFRHCVAVDLGASSGRVMLATWDCDQRTLSLREMHRFANCLQKQDGFETWDIDALEAEIRIGLNNVCNDGIRIDSIGIDTWGVDYVLLDGNGERVGLPVSYRDSRTDGLMAHAIAQLGKDNIYGRSGIQFLPFNTLYQLRALVEQQPELVANVAHALLIPDYLSYRLTGNMNWEYTNATTTQLVNINTDNWDENLLAWTGASPSWFGTPTHPGNVIGQWICPQGNEIPVVAVASHDTASAVIASPLASEDAAYLSSGTWSLMGFESKTPYTSDAAMAANITNEGGAEGRYRVLKNIMGLWLLQRVLKEQNITDLPALIAETEKLKACTFLINPNDDRFINPAHMSAEIQAACVEAGQPVPSSPAELARCIFDSLALLYADILSELADLRGKPFSQLHIVGGGCQNRLLNQLCADACGITVVAGPIEASTLGNIGIQLMTLDELSNVDDFRSVVTANTRLTAYPPNPCHEIARYRAQFQQNRLTKELCA from the coding sequence ATGACTTTTCGCCATTGTGTGGCAGTCGATTTAGGCGCATCCAGCGGCCGCGTAATGCTCGCCACCTGGGACTGCGACCAGCGCACACTTTCGCTTCGCGAAATGCACCGCTTCGCCAACTGCCTGCAAAAGCAGGACGGTTTTGAGACCTGGGATATCGATGCCCTGGAAGCGGAGATCCGCATCGGGCTGAACAACGTCTGCAACGACGGCATTCGTATCGACAGCATCGGCATTGATACCTGGGGCGTGGATTATGTGCTGCTGGACGGTAACGGTGAGCGCGTCGGCCTGCCCGTCTCCTACCGCGACAGCCGCACCGACGGCCTGATGGCGCATGCCATCGCCCAGCTTGGTAAGGACAACATCTACGGGCGCAGCGGCATTCAGTTTCTGCCATTTAACACGCTGTACCAGCTGCGCGCCCTGGTTGAGCAGCAGCCGGAGCTGGTCGCGAACGTGGCCCACGCGCTGCTGATCCCGGACTACCTGAGCTACCGCCTGACCGGCAATATGAACTGGGAGTACACCAACGCCACCACCACCCAACTGGTGAACATCAACACCGATAACTGGGACGAAAACCTGCTGGCATGGACGGGCGCGTCGCCGTCCTGGTTCGGCACGCCAACGCATCCCGGCAATGTGATCGGTCAGTGGATTTGCCCGCAGGGGAACGAGATCCCTGTCGTCGCCGTCGCCAGCCACGATACCGCCAGCGCGGTCATCGCCTCACCGCTCGCCAGCGAAGACGCGGCGTATCTTTCTTCCGGCACCTGGTCGCTAATGGGCTTTGAGAGCAAAACGCCGTACACCAGCGATGCCGCGATGGCGGCAAACATCACTAACGAAGGTGGCGCGGAAGGGCGTTACCGCGTGCTGAAAAACATCATGGGCCTGTGGCTGCTCCAGCGGGTGCTGAAAGAGCAGAACATCACCGACCTGCCTGCGCTTATCGCGGAAACCGAAAAGCTGAAGGCCTGCACCTTCCTGATCAACCCGAACGATGACCGCTTTATCAACCCGGCGCACATGAGCGCCGAAATCCAGGCCGCCTGCGTCGAGGCCGGGCAGCCGGTGCCGTCCAGCCCGGCAGAGCTGGCGCGCTGCATTTTTGACAGCCTCGCCCTGCTGTATGCCGACATCCTCAGCGAACTGGCCGATTTGCGCGGCAAGCCGTTTAGCCAGCTGCACATCGTGGGCGGCGGCTGCCAGAACCGGCTGCTGAACCAGCTCTGCGCGGATGCCTGCGGTATTACCGTGGTGGCAGGTCCGATTGAAGCCTCCACGCTCGGCAATATCGGCATTCAGCTGATGACCCTGGACGAACTGTCCAACGTTGACGATTTCCGCTCGGTGGTCACCGCGAACACCCGACTGACCGCCTACCCCCCCAATCCCTGCCATGAAATTGCCCGCTACCGGGCGCAGTTTCAGCAAAACCGACTGACTAAGGAGCTTTGCGCATGA